One region of Populus trichocarpa isolate Nisqually-1 chromosome 4, P.trichocarpa_v4.1, whole genome shotgun sequence genomic DNA includes:
- the LOC18098321 gene encoding uncharacterized protein LOC18098321 — translation MSELGSERSKPWNIYTSSDPAPSQTGEIDREAPWKSFGTSMNAISFGFVATAILISMFLIMAIFEHLFRPNPSFSTPQEVTDGSSESRPLHKLGNPQTVPAAYASDFAVVMPGQQLPTYIAQPAPLPCPREKIYWPNHEQNLVFP, via the exons ATGAGTGAGCTAGGTTCTGAAAGATCAAAGCCATGGAACATATACACAAGTTCAGACCCTGCACCATCTCAAACAGGAGAAATTGATAGGGAAGCTCCATGGAAAAGTTTTGGAACGTCCATGAATGCcatttcttttggttttgttgCAACAGCAATCTTGATATCAATGTTTCTGATAATGGCCATCTTCGAACATCTGTTTAGGCCTAATCCTTCTTTTTCTACACCTCAAGAAGTCACCGATGGTTCTTCAGAATCAAGACCACTACACAAACTTGGCAACCCTCAAACG GTCCCAGCAGCTTATGCATCAGATTTTGCAGTAGTGATGCCTGGACAGCAGCTTCCAACTTATATTGCCCAACCAGCACCCTTACCTTGTCCAAGGGAAAAGATTTATTGGCCTAACCATGAGCAAAACCTTGTATTTCCTTGA